In Pengzhenrongella sicca, a single genomic region encodes these proteins:
- a CDS encoding DivIVA domain-containing protein, with protein MSKGMFRTVSKLHSGYATQEVDEFFDLARRAYEGEATEKLTGREVRATAFDVVRGGYSTGAVDAALDRLEAAFVARTRQEFVAAHGQQAWMVQLADGARTLYGRLTRPDGERFAPAHRGAAGYEPADVDALCRRLVAYFDRGEPLTAQEVRSATFRRRHGAKGYGEAPVDAFFDRAVEVLLGVE; from the coding sequence GTGAGCAAGGGGATGTTCCGTACCGTCTCGAAGCTGCACTCGGGGTACGCCACGCAGGAGGTCGACGAGTTCTTCGACCTCGCGCGGCGCGCGTACGAGGGTGAGGCGACCGAGAAGCTGACCGGGCGCGAGGTCCGCGCGACGGCGTTCGACGTTGTGCGCGGGGGCTACTCGACGGGCGCGGTCGACGCGGCGCTCGACCGGCTCGAGGCCGCATTCGTGGCCCGGACCCGGCAGGAGTTCGTGGCGGCCCACGGCCAGCAGGCGTGGATGGTGCAGCTCGCCGACGGCGCGCGCACGCTCTACGGTCGCCTGACCCGGCCCGACGGCGAGCGGTTCGCTCCCGCGCATCGCGGCGCCGCCGGCTACGAGCCCGCCGACGTCGACGCGCTGTGCCGCCGGCTCGTCGCGTACTTCGACCGCGGCGAACCGCTGACCGCGCAGGAGGTGCGCTCGGCGACGTTCCGCCGTCGCCACGGCGCGAAGGGGTACGGCGAGGCCCCGGTCGACGCGTTCTTCGACCGCGCCGTCGAGGTCCTGCTCGGCGTCGAGTAG
- a CDS encoding DeoR/GlpR family DNA-binding transcription regulator, producing the protein MFAEERQVLIAELVADRSRITVSELAERFKITPETVRRDLATLEVARQLRRVHGGAVAMNKLSMSEPSLHERQSQRQHEKSRIAAAAQAMVPASRTGSIVLDAGTTTERLAELLVDWSPAAPGEQLLVITNAVPIAFKLSGNPEIQLHILGGRVRGLTSAVVGATTAAQLEVLRPDIAFVGANGVDASFGFSTPDSLEAAVKTAIVRSARRVVALVDSSKLGVETLVRFAALTEIDMLITDAPPSTELAVALAAADVEVVIA; encoded by the coding sequence GTGTTCGCGGAAGAACGTCAGGTCCTGATCGCCGAGCTGGTCGCGGACCGCAGCCGGATCACCGTGAGCGAGCTGGCGGAACGCTTCAAGATCACCCCGGAGACCGTGCGTCGCGACCTGGCCACGCTCGAGGTCGCCCGGCAGCTGCGCCGGGTGCACGGCGGCGCGGTGGCCATGAACAAGCTCAGCATGTCCGAGCCAAGCCTGCACGAGCGGCAGTCCCAGCGTCAGCACGAGAAGTCGCGGATCGCGGCCGCGGCGCAGGCCATGGTCCCGGCGAGCCGCACGGGCTCGATCGTCCTCGACGCCGGCACCACGACCGAGCGGCTGGCCGAGCTGCTGGTGGATTGGTCGCCCGCGGCGCCGGGGGAGCAGCTGCTCGTCATCACCAACGCCGTGCCGATCGCGTTCAAGCTCTCGGGCAACCCCGAGATCCAGCTGCACATCCTCGGTGGCCGGGTCCGCGGTCTGACCAGCGCCGTCGTCGGCGCGACGACCGCCGCCCAGCTCGAGGTGCTGCGCCCCGACATCGCGTTCGTCGGCGCCAACGGCGTCGACGCCTCCTTCGGGTTCAGCACGCCCGACTCGCTCGAGGCGGCGGTCAAGACGGCGATCGTCCGCTCCGCGCGCCGGGTCGTCGCGCTGGTGGACTCCTCCAAGCTCGGGGTCGAGACGCTCGTGCGCTTCGCGGCGCTGACGGAGATCGACATGCTCATCACCGATGCCCCCCCATCCACCGAACTTGCCGTGGCCCTGGCCGCGGCCGACGTCGAGGTTGTGATCGCATGA
- the frr gene encoding ribosome recycling factor: MIDETLLEAEEKMDKAIEVAKDDFATIRTGRANAAMFSKIFVDYYGSPTPLQQLASFSTPEARTILISPFDKSSMVGIEKALRESDLGVNPSNDGNVIRVMLPSLTEERRKDFVKLARAKAEDARIAVRNIRRRAKEQLDRIVKDGDAGEDEVARAEKELEHLTKSRVDIIDSVLATKESELLEV; the protein is encoded by the coding sequence GTGATCGACGAGACGCTTCTCGAAGCCGAGGAGAAGATGGACAAGGCGATCGAGGTCGCCAAGGACGACTTCGCGACGATCCGGACGGGCCGGGCCAACGCGGCCATGTTCTCGAAGATCTTCGTCGACTACTACGGCAGCCCGACGCCGCTGCAGCAGCTCGCCTCGTTCAGCACCCCCGAAGCGCGCACGATCCTCATCTCGCCGTTCGACAAGTCGTCGATGGTCGGGATCGAGAAGGCCCTGCGCGAGTCCGACCTGGGCGTCAACCCGAGCAACGACGGCAACGTCATCCGGGTCATGCTCCCGTCCCTGACCGAGGAGCGCCGCAAGGACTTCGTGAAGCTCGCCCGGGCCAAGGCCGAGGACGCGCGCATCGCGGTGCGCAACATCCGCCGCCGCGCCAAGGAGCAGCTCGACCGCATCGTCAAGGACGGCGACGCCGGCGAGGACGAGGTCGCGCGCGCCGAGAAGGAGCTCGAGCACCTCACCAAGAGCCGGGTCGACATCATCGACTCGGTGCTTGCGACCAAGGAGAGCGAGCTGCTCGAGGTCTGA
- a CDS encoding phosphatidate cytidylyltransferase, producing the protein MTELAQPMARQVTRSGRDLPVASAVGIALLAGVGLSLFIRKEAFVAVAIVAVGACLWELAQAFGRRGIQLPLLPLLVGAVGILVSAYVAGSEALLVSFMLTAGGVVVWRVLDGNGPAALRDATAGIFAAAYLPFLAGFVMLTLSMPDGARRVLLFVLLAVASDVGGYAAGVLMGKHPLAPSVSPKKTWEGLAGSIVLSGVVGAVGIGWGFGASPWIGVGLGLATVTTATIGDLSESLIKRDLELKDMGSLLPGHGGVLDRLDSMLLTAPVVYLVLLAFLPVGD; encoded by the coding sequence ATGACGGAGCTCGCCCAGCCCATGGCACGCCAGGTCACCCGCTCCGGCCGGGACCTTCCTGTGGCGAGCGCCGTCGGGATCGCGCTCCTGGCCGGGGTGGGCCTGTCGCTGTTCATCCGCAAGGAGGCGTTCGTGGCCGTCGCGATCGTCGCGGTCGGCGCGTGCCTGTGGGAGCTCGCGCAGGCGTTCGGCCGGCGCGGCATCCAGCTGCCGCTCCTGCCGCTGCTCGTCGGGGCGGTCGGGATCCTCGTGTCGGCCTACGTCGCGGGCAGCGAGGCGCTGCTCGTGTCGTTCATGCTCACCGCGGGCGGCGTCGTCGTCTGGCGCGTCCTCGACGGCAACGGCCCGGCCGCGCTGCGTGACGCGACCGCGGGGATCTTCGCGGCCGCGTACCTGCCCTTCCTCGCGGGCTTCGTGATGCTCACGCTGTCGATGCCCGACGGCGCGCGCCGGGTCCTGCTCTTCGTCCTGCTCGCGGTCGCGAGCGACGTCGGCGGGTACGCGGCGGGCGTCCTGATGGGGAAGCACCCGCTCGCGCCGTCGGTCAGCCCGAAGAAGACCTGGGAGGGCCTCGCCGGCTCGATCGTGCTCTCGGGCGTCGTCGGCGCGGTCGGCATCGGGTGGGGGTTCGGGGCGAGCCCGTGGATCGGCGTCGGCCTCGGCCTCGCGACCGTGACGACGGCGACCATCGGCGACCTGTCGGAGTCCCTCATCAAGCGTGACCTCGAGCTCAAGGACATGGGCAGCCTGCTGCCCGGCCACGGCGGCGTGCTCGACCGCCTCGACTCGATGCTGTTGACCGCACCCGTCGTGTACCTCGTGCTGCTGGCGTTCCTGCCAGTGGGCGACTGA
- the rlmN gene encoding 23S rRNA (adenine(2503)-C(2))-methyltransferase RlmN, which translates to MTAPTEAPRVPNPVALDFSTSRRGPRGKPPRHYVDLTPEQRLVAVTDLGEPAYRAKQLATHYFTHLTADPAAMTDLPKASRDVLVAGLFPPLLTAARTLQADAGTTVKTLWHLFDGAKVESVLMRYKHRSTLCVSSQAGCGLACSFCATGRLGLIRNLSTAEIVEQVRSAGRSLADGELPGGPTRLSNVVFMGMGEPLANYKSVLETVRRLIAPNPDGFGMSARNITVSTVGLVPAIEKLTNEGIPVTLAVSLHAPDDELRDELVPVNTRWSVDQTIDAAYHYFEVTGRRVSIEYALIRNINDQGWRADLLGEKLNARGKGWVHCNPIPLNPVPGSKWTASDPEVEDEFVARLRAHGIPTTIRDTRGSDIDGACGQLAAEEEL; encoded by the coding sequence ATGACCGCTCCGACCGAAGCCCCCCGGGTCCCGAACCCGGTCGCGCTCGACTTCTCCACGAGTCGGCGCGGACCCCGCGGCAAGCCGCCGCGGCACTACGTCGACCTCACGCCTGAGCAGCGCCTCGTGGCCGTCACCGACCTCGGCGAGCCCGCGTACCGCGCCAAGCAGCTCGCGACCCACTACTTCACCCACCTCACGGCCGACCCCGCCGCGATGACGGACCTGCCCAAGGCCAGCCGCGACGTGCTCGTCGCCGGCCTCTTCCCGCCGCTGCTCACCGCGGCGCGCACGCTGCAGGCCGACGCCGGCACGACCGTCAAGACGCTCTGGCACCTGTTCGACGGTGCCAAGGTCGAGTCGGTCCTCATGCGCTACAAGCACCGGTCGACGCTGTGCGTCTCGAGCCAGGCCGGCTGCGGACTCGCCTGCTCGTTCTGTGCGACGGGCCGGCTGGGGCTCATCCGCAACCTCTCGACGGCCGAGATCGTCGAACAGGTCCGGTCCGCGGGGCGCTCGCTCGCCGACGGGGAGCTCCCTGGCGGCCCGACCCGGCTCTCGAACGTCGTGTTCATGGGCATGGGCGAGCCGCTCGCCAACTACAAGTCGGTGTTGGAGACCGTGCGCCGGCTGATCGCCCCGAACCCCGACGGGTTCGGGATGTCCGCGCGCAACATCACGGTCTCGACCGTCGGCCTCGTGCCCGCGATCGAGAAGCTGACCAACGAGGGGATCCCGGTCACGCTCGCGGTGTCGCTGCACGCCCCGGACGACGAGCTGCGCGACGAGCTCGTGCCCGTCAACACGCGGTGGAGCGTGGATCAGACGATCGACGCCGCGTACCACTACTTCGAGGTCACGGGCCGGCGGGTGTCGATCGAGTACGCCCTCATCCGCAACATCAACGACCAGGGCTGGCGCGCGGACCTGCTCGGCGAGAAGCTCAACGCGCGGGGCAAGGGCTGGGTGCACTGCAACCCGATCCCGCTCAACCCCGTGCCCGGGTCGAAGTGGACCGCGAGCGACCCCGAGGTCGAGGATGAGTTCGTCGCCCGGCTGCGCGCGCACGGCATCCCGACCACGATCCGGGACACGCGGGGAAGCGACATCGACGGAGCCTGTGGACAGCTGGCCGCGGAGGAGGAGCTGTGA